One Babylonia areolata isolate BAREFJ2019XMU chromosome 20, ASM4173473v1, whole genome shotgun sequence DNA segment encodes these proteins:
- the LOC143295093 gene encoding putative transporter slc-17.2 gives MAAPTEEDLCVPAGQPSQTGPAKWRSTRFLLCYLASLGMCMMYFERVSLSLAIVCMVNHTALRDTPLSSTPLLSVEVNVSGGVTRHGVSAGNVLTTEGLAVHVTNSSGPPTSRQRDDDDDVTCQASRDGDVDSEAESEEDGPFAWDKQTQGLLLSAIYVSYTAMQIPSIYVIGRFGVRRTAGVGMLCMSVCHVLCHPAALLSPWAVLTLRVLMGVCTAVIYPAIYGMWGRWAPKAEQGQLIGVAFSGQMVANATVFPLSAVLCRHGFLGGWASVFYAFGGLGILWSVVWLLLMTDSPETHPRISVTERHYIVTTRADVTQQKDKMPVPWRMILRSPRFWALAVAHFVYDWGFFLLMTNLPTFLYETMHFDIQSNGLYSMLPYIALFLVTSSAGFLSDVIIKRSWLSVGAVRKLFTTVALCTAAVLLVVMSHLPCHQVGAVVGLLTVAVGVSGLALTGGFFLNPYDLSPRHAVAICTVTNSIACTAGFLNPYLVAALTVNQKREEWQLVFYVTGALYVAGSGVFCVLGSGHLQPWAVPPHTHTHVEEREEEEEEEEKEKLDRTGDSWPL, from the exons GGCCAGCCAAATGGCGATCGACGCGGTTCCTCCTGTGCTACCTGGCCAGCCTGGGGATGTGCATGATGTACTTTGAGCGGGTGTCTCTGTCCCTGGCCATCGTGTGCATGGTCAACCACACTGCCCTGCGAGACACTCCCCTGTCCAGCACTCCGCTCCTAT CTGTGGAGGTGAACGTCAGTGGAGGGGTGACGAGACACGGCGTGAGTGCCGGCAACGTGCTGACAACAGAGGGGCTCGCTGTCCACGTGACCAACAGTTCTGGACCCCCGACCTCCAGACagcgtgatgacgatgatgacgtcacGTGTCAGGCCTCCCGTGATGGTGACGTCGACTCCGAGGCTGAGAGTGAAGAG GACGGGCCCTTCGCGTGGGACAAGCAGACCCAGGGTCTCTTGCTGTCAGCCATCTACGTCAGCTACACCGCCATGCAGATCCCCAGCATCTACGTCATCGGGCGCTTCGGGGTGAGGCGGACGGCGGGCGTGGGCATGCTGTGCATGTCCGTGTGTCACGTGCTGTGCCACCCCGCCGCGCTGCTCTCCCCCTGGGCCGTGCTGACCCTCAGGGTGCTGATGGGGGTGTGCACG GCTGTGATCTACCCGGCCATCTACGGCATGTGGGGCCGCTGGGCGCCCAAGGCGGAGCAGGGCCAACTCATCGGGGTGGCCTTCTCGGGCCAGATGGTGGCCAACGCCACCGTGTTCCCGCTGTCCGCCGTGCTGTGTCGTCACGGGTTCCTGGGTGGCTGGGCCTCCGTCTTCTATGCCTTCG GCGGGCTGGGCATCCTGTGGAGTGTGGTCTGGCTGCTGCTGATGACGGACTCTCCTGAGACCCACCCCCGGATCTCCGTCACCGAGCGTCACTACATCGTCACCACGAGAGCAGACGTCACACAGCAAAAAGACAAG ATGCCTGTTCCCTGGAGGATGATACTGAGGTCGCCTCGTTTCTGGGCCCTGGCGGTGGCTCACTTTGTGTATGACTGGGGCTTTTTCCTGCTGATGACCAACCTCCCCACCTTCCTCTATGAAACCATGCACTTCGACATACAGTCG AACGGGCTCTACTCCATGCTGCCTTACATCGCTCTGTTCTTGGTGACGTCATCTGCCGGGTTTCTCTCTGACGTCATCATCAAGAGATCGTGGCTGTCGGTGGGGGCAGTCAGAAAGCTGTTTACCACTGTGG cgCTGTGCACGGCGGCtgtgctgctggtggtgatgagTCACCTGCCGTGCCACCAGGTGGGGGCCGTGGTGGGGCTGCTGACGGTAGCCGTGGGTGTGTCAGGGCTGGCGCTCACCGGGGGCTTCTTCCTCAACCCCTACGACCTGTCCCCCCGCCATGCCGTGGCCATCTGCACCGTCACCAACTCCATAGCCTGCACTGCGGGATTCCTCAACCCTTACCTGGTGGCCGCCCTCACTGTCAAT CAAAAACGTGAGGAGTGGCAGCTGGTGTTTTACGTGACGGGGGCGCTGTACGTGGCGGGCAGTGGCGTGTTCTGTGTGCTGGGCAGTGGTCATCTGCAGCCCTGGGccgtcccccctcacacccacacacacgtagaggagcgggaggaggaagaggaggaggaggagaaggagaaattgGACAGGACTGGCGACAGCTGGCCTTTAtga